In Amaranthus tricolor cultivar Red isolate AtriRed21 chromosome 5, ASM2621246v1, whole genome shotgun sequence, a genomic segment contains:
- the LOC130814341 gene encoding 40S ribosomal protein S15a-1-like, which yields MVRTSVLNDALKTMYNAEKRGKRQVLIRPSSKVIIKFLLVMQKHGYIGEFEYVDDHRSGKIVIELNGRLNKCGVISPRFDVGVKEIESWTARLLPSRQFGYIVLTTSAGIMDHEEARRKNVGGKVLGFFY from the exons ATGGTGAGGACAAGTGTTCTGAATGATGCTCTCAAAACTATGTATAATGCTGAGAAGAGAGGCAAGAGGCAGGTTCTCATCAGACCTTCTTCAAAAGTGATCATCAAGTTTCTTCTTGTTATGCAAAAGCATG GTTATATCGGAGAATTTGAGTATGTTGATGACCACAGATCTGGAAAGATTGTGATTGAGCTGAATGGAAGATTAAATAAGTGTGGTGTTATCAGCCCTCGTTTTGATGTTGGAGTGAAGGAGATCGAGTCCTGGACTGCAAGATTGCTTCCTTCTAGACAG TTTGGATATATTGTACTTACAACTTCAGCGGGAATCATGGACCACGAAGAGGCAAGAAGGAAGAATGTTGGAGGCAAGGTGCTTGGCTTTTTTTACTGA